The proteins below come from a single Phocoena sinus isolate mPhoSin1 chromosome 2, mPhoSin1.pri, whole genome shotgun sequence genomic window:
- the GPR68 gene encoding ovarian cancer G-protein coupled receptor 1, translating to MRGEAPPGPKMGNITGDNGSLSCAIDHTIHQTLAPVVYVTVLVVGFPANCLSLYFGYLQIKARNELGVYLCNLTVADLFYICSLPFWLQYVLQHDNWSHGDLSCQLCGILLYENIYISVGFLCCISIDRYLAVAHPFRFHQFRTLKAAVGVSVLIWAKELLTSIYFLMHEEVVEDGDRHRVCFEHYPLEPRQCSINYYRFLVGFLFPICLLLASYRGILRAVRRSHGTQKSRKDQIQRLVLSTVVIFLACFLPYHTLLLVRSLWESSCHFAKGIFNAYHFSLLLTSFNCVADPVLYCFVSETTHRDLARLRGACLAFLTCASTGRAREAYPLGTPEAPGKSEEPNVLTKLHPALQASQPPGAGGSPAGGLA from the coding sequence ATGAGGGGTGAGGCCCCTCCAGGCCCAAAGATGGGGAACATCACCGGAGACAACGGCTCGCTGAGCTGTGCCATCGACCACACCATCCACCAGACGCTGGCGCCGGTGGTCTATGTCACGGTGCTGGTGGTGGGCTTCCCAGCCAACTGCCTGTCCCTCTACTTCGGCTACCTGCAGATCAAGGCCCGGAACGAGCTGGGCGTGTACCTGTGCAACCTGACAGTGGCCGACCTCTTCTACATTTGCTCGCTCCCCTTCTGGCTGCAGTACGTGCTACAGCACGACAACTGGTCCCACGGCGACCTGTCCTGCCAGCTGTGCGGCATCCTCCTGTACGAGAACATCTACATCAGCGTGGGCTTCCTCTGCTGCATCTCCATCGACCGCTACCTGGCCGTGGCCCATCCCTTCCGCTTCCATCAGTTCCGCACCCTGAAGGCTGCCGTGGGAGTCAGCGTGCTCATCTGGGCCAAAGAGCTGCTGACCAGCATCTACTTTCTCATGCACGAAGAGGTGGTGGAGGACGGGGACCGGCACCGCGTCTGCTTCGAGCACTACCCGCTCGAGCCCCGGCAGTGCAGCATCAACTACTACCGCTTCCTGGTGGGCTTCCTCTTCCCCATCTGCCTGCTCCTGGCCTCGTACCGGGGCATCCTGCGGGCCGTGCGCCGCAGCCATGGCACCCAGAAGAGCCGCAAGGACCAGATCCAGCGGCTGGTGCTCAGCACCGTGGTCATCTTCCTGGCCTGCTTCCTGCCCTACCACACGCTGCTGCTTGTGCGCAGCCTCTGGGAGTCCAGCTGCCACTTCGCCAAGGGCATCTTCAACGCCTACCACTTCTCCCTGCTCCTCACCAGCTTCAACTGCGTGGCCGACCCCGTGCTCTACTGCTTCGTCAGCGAGACCACGCACAGGGACCTGGCCCGCCTCCGTGGGGCCTGCCTGGCCTTCCTCACCTGCGCCAGCACTGGCCGGGCCCGGGAGGCCTACCCGTTGGGTACCCCCGAGGCCCCAGGGAAGAGCGAGGAGCCCAACGTGCTGACGAAGCTCCACCCGGCCTTACAGGCCTCTCAGCCACCCGGAGCGGGAGGGTCCCCAGCGGGCGGACTGGCCTAG